From a single Silene latifolia isolate original U9 population chromosome 6, ASM4854445v1, whole genome shotgun sequence genomic region:
- the LOC141658988 gene encoding uncharacterized protein LOC141658988 — protein sequence MPMLNPEAVDFFKKLTGLRSLEIDLPAMPCYDCRVSPHLWFKWDARFGVYDTMASSYVLYVFGDKADDNTSNTVRTISQMLRAMKTVAYHSMLHCSVIDLGCEEGHWKTGMNIMIKDAERNGSMMIGPKSKWGGGKTRFKIFHLPSTLNFSRYVNEDEDPVQAQDVMLLFLAHLDASVDQDDNDVIMSCLADMGGQEGEADQKTELRDIVAQFLADENCMVFI from the coding sequence ATGCCTATGTTAAATCCGGAAGCTGTTGATTTTTTCAAAAAGCTTACTGGGTTAAGGTCATTGGAAATTGATCTCCCGGCAATGCCTTGTTACGACTGTCGTGTATCGCCTCATTTGTGGTTTAAATGGGACGCGAGGTTTGGAGTTTACGACACTATGGCTAGTAGTTATGTTCTGTATGTGTTTGGTGATAAGGCGGATGATAACACGAGTAATACTGTTAGGACAATAAGTCAGATGTTGAGGGCAATGAAGACGGTTGCGTATCATTCTATGTTACATTGTTCAGTGATAGATTTGGGGTGTGAAGAGGGTCATTGGAAGACGGGTATGAACATCATGATCAAAGATGCTGAAAGGAATGGGAGTATGATGATTGGTCCTAAATCGAAATGGGGCGGTGGTAAAACCCGATTTAAGATTTTCCATTTGCCTTCGACTTTGAACTTCAGTCGCTATGTAAATGAAGATGAGGATCCGGTCCAAGCCCAAGATGTGATGCTTCTGTTCTTGGCCCATCTGGATGCTAGTGTTGATCAAGATGATAATGATGTTATAATGTCTTGCCTTGCTGATATGGGCGGCCAGGAAGGAGAAGCAGATCAAAAAACGGAGCTTAGAGATATTGTGGCACAATTCCTAGCCGATGAAAATTGTATGGTGTTCATTTGA
- the LOC141587264 gene encoding putative phospholipid hydroperoxide glutathione peroxidase: MFRSTLHSSTLSLLKILSISSSSSSIALYNKLSSIPNQTHFRSSINLINPTCGYRNQSHLFQSFRQEHSMASQSDPKPKSVHEFVVKDARGNEVDLSIYKGKVLLIVNVASQCGLTNSNYPELTKLYETYKDQGFEILAFPCNQFGNQEPGDNEQIVEFACTRFKAEFPIFDKVEVNGGNAAPIYKFLTSSKGGLFGDGIKWNFTKFLVDKDGNVVDRYAPTTSPSSIEKDIKKLLGVS; the protein is encoded by the exons ATGTTTCGTTCTACATTACATTCATCAACTCTCTCTCTTCTCAAAATCTTATCCAtttcatcatcttcatcttcaattGCTTTGTACAATAAATTATCTTCAATTCCAAATCAAACCCATTTCAGATCTTCCATTAATTTGATCAATCCAACTTGTGGGTATCGTAATCAATCTCATTTGTTTCAATCTTTTAGGCAAGAACATTCAATGGCAAGTCAGTCTGATCCAAAACCTAAATCAGTCCATGAATTCGTCGTCAAG GATGCCCGTGGAAATGAGGTGGATCTCAGCATTTACAAAGGGAAGGTGCTCCTGATTGTAAATGTTGCATCACAATG TGGTCTTACCAATTCAAACTACCCGGAGTTGACTAAATTGTATGAGACTTACAAGGATCAAG GATTTGAGATCTTGGCATTTCCGTGCAACCAATTTGGCAACCAAGAGCCAGGGGATAATGAGCAAATTGTGGAGTTTGCTTGCACTCGTTTCAAAGCCGAATTCCCCATTTTTGATAAG GTGGAGGTGAATGGCGGTAATGCTGCCCCAATCTACAAGTTCTTGACATCAAGCAAAGGTGGCCTTTTCGGagatgggatcaaatggaatttCACAAAGTTTCTCGTGGACAAGGACGGGAATGTTGTTGATCGCTATGCACCAACTACTTCTCCATCCAGCATCGAG AAGGATATAAAGAAACTGCTTGGCGTGTCATAA